From Nocardioides sp. HDW12B, the proteins below share one genomic window:
- a CDS encoding CoA pyrophosphatase — protein MSDAASSPSPGRAEPERARDLPDWLLPLRDGVAEIQAEDLSGFVPPADPPPREGAVLVLFGDGPEGPDLLLTERAHTMRSQPGQVSFPGGSLDGDETAVEGALREAEEETGLDPERIEVFAELPRLWLPPRNFAVAPVLAYWRDPDPIGVVNTREVHAVFREPLDDLLDPAHRFSVRHPLGWAGPGWMIGPDKDVLLWGFTAGIISRLFDYVGWTRPWNTDDVRGLPDQHIEWHRVAKFLGIEVPEGEDFDPVAAGLVDEEDRPR, from the coding sequence GTGTCCGACGCCGCCAGCTCCCCGTCCCCAGGACGCGCCGAGCCGGAGCGGGCGCGCGACCTGCCCGACTGGCTGCTCCCGCTGCGCGACGGCGTCGCCGAGATCCAGGCCGAGGACCTCTCCGGCTTCGTGCCGCCCGCGGACCCGCCCCCGCGCGAGGGCGCCGTGCTCGTGCTCTTCGGTGACGGGCCCGAGGGTCCCGACCTGCTGCTGACCGAGCGGGCCCACACGATGCGCTCGCAGCCGGGCCAGGTGTCGTTCCCCGGCGGCTCGCTCGACGGCGACGAGACCGCGGTCGAGGGCGCGCTGCGGGAGGCCGAGGAGGAGACCGGCCTCGACCCCGAGCGGATCGAGGTCTTCGCCGAGCTGCCGCGGCTCTGGCTGCCGCCGCGCAACTTCGCCGTGGCTCCCGTCCTCGCCTACTGGCGCGACCCGGACCCGATCGGGGTCGTCAACACCCGCGAGGTGCACGCCGTCTTCCGCGAGCCCCTCGACGACCTGCTCGACCCGGCCCACCGCTTCTCCGTGCGGCACCCGCTCGGGTGGGCCGGTCCGGGCTGGATGATCGGCCCGGACAAGGACGTGCTGCTCTGGGGCTTCACCGCCGGCATCATCAGCCGGCTGTTCGACTACGTCGGCTGGACCCGGCCGTGGAACACCGACGACGTCCGCGGCCTGCCCGACCAGCACATCGAGTGGCACCGGGTCGCGAAGTTCCTCGGCATCGAGGTGCCCGAGGGCGAGGACTTCGACCCGGTCGCCGCCGGCCTGGTCGACGAGGAGGACCGGCCGCGGTGA
- a CDS encoding TlpA disulfide reductase family protein: protein MTPWRAVQVAVVLVVAAVLTWTFVGGGGPDTPATTSPTGPMAEQRGEAGLPVPPVRTRVDVDTPALRAAKAAAGIEDCPPPSSPSGSASGSGAAPSGSASELPPLTLECLGGGPDTVLSDVAGPAVVNLWASWCGPCKEELPLLGELDRAAGDRLTVLGVDYQDPDPQAALGLLERAGATYPQLADPGGSLADQLRIRYMPGTVYVDADGRATFVNAAFTSSEELAALVREHTGVDVAAG, encoded by the coding sequence GTGACCCCCTGGCGCGCGGTGCAGGTCGCCGTCGTGCTGGTCGTGGCCGCCGTGCTGACCTGGACCTTCGTGGGCGGTGGTGGCCCCGACACCCCGGCCACGACCTCACCGACCGGGCCCATGGCCGAGCAGCGGGGCGAGGCCGGGCTGCCGGTGCCGCCGGTGCGGACCCGTGTGGACGTCGACACCCCGGCGCTCCGGGCGGCCAAGGCGGCCGCCGGCATCGAGGACTGCCCGCCGCCGTCGTCGCCGTCGGGGTCGGCGTCGGGGTCGGGAGCCGCGCCGTCCGGGTCCGCGAGCGAGCTGCCGCCGCTGACGCTGGAGTGCCTCGGCGGCGGGCCCGACACGGTGCTCAGCGACGTCGCCGGTCCGGCCGTGGTGAACCTCTGGGCGAGCTGGTGCGGGCCGTGCAAGGAGGAGCTGCCGCTGCTGGGCGAGCTGGACCGCGCTGCGGGTGACCGGCTCACCGTGCTCGGTGTGGACTACCAGGACCCCGACCCCCAGGCCGCTCTCGGCCTGCTCGAGCGCGCGGGGGCGACGTACCCCCAGCTCGCCGACCCCGGCGGCTCGCTGGCCGACCAGCTGAGGATCCGCTACATGCCCGGCACCGTGTACGTCGACGCCGACGGCCGCGCGACGTTCGTCAACGCCGCCTTCACCTCCTCCGAGGAGCTGGCCGCGTTGGTGCGCGAACACACCGGTGTCGACGTGGCGGCTGGGTAG
- the nth gene encoding endonuclease III produces the protein MPDTALVRRARKVDRTLAETYPDAGCELDFTTPFELLVVTVLSAQTTDRRVNGVSPALFAAYPDATAMAAGDRERIEAIVQPTGFFRAKTESLLKLAQALVERFDGEVPARLEDLVTLPGVGRKTANVVLGNAFGIPGLTVDTHFGRLVRRLGWTEETDPVKTEMAIMALFPRRDWTMLSHHLIWHGRRVCHARKPACGACPVARWCPAYGEGPTDPEVAARLVKTEGRA, from the coding sequence GTGCCTGACACCGCCCTCGTCCGACGTGCCCGGAAGGTCGACCGCACCCTCGCCGAGACCTACCCCGACGCCGGCTGCGAGCTCGACTTCACCACGCCCTTCGAGCTCCTGGTCGTCACCGTGCTCAGCGCGCAGACCACCGACCGGCGGGTCAACGGCGTCAGCCCGGCGCTGTTCGCCGCCTATCCCGACGCCACGGCGATGGCGGCCGGCGACCGGGAGCGGATCGAGGCCATCGTGCAGCCCACCGGTTTCTTCCGCGCCAAGACGGAGTCGCTGCTCAAGCTCGCCCAGGCCCTCGTCGAGCGCTTCGACGGGGAGGTGCCGGCACGGCTCGAGGACCTCGTCACCCTGCCCGGGGTCGGCCGCAAGACCGCGAACGTCGTGCTCGGCAACGCCTTCGGGATCCCCGGCCTCACGGTCGACACCCACTTCGGTCGCCTCGTGCGCCGCCTCGGCTGGACCGAGGAGACCGACCCGGTGAAGACCGAGATGGCGATCATGGCGCTCTTCCCCAGGCGCGACTGGACGATGCTGAGCCACCACCTCATCTGGCACGGCCGCCGCGTCTGCCACGCCCGCAAGCCGGCGTGCGGCGCCTGCCCGGTCGCCCGCTGGTGCCCGGCGTACGGCGAGGGGCCGACCGACCCGGAGGTCGCCGCCCGTCTGGTGAAGACCGAGGGACGCGCGTGA
- a CDS encoding Crp/Fnr family transcriptional regulator, with amino-acid sequence MDTDVLRQAPLFSALDDEATAALQGSLGTVRLRRGEVLFHEGDTGDKLYVVADGKVKLGRTSSDGRENLLAILGPGQMFGELSLFDPGPRSATVTAVTDTVFYSLSHDDLLQWLNGRADVAHGLLAQLASRLRKANDVVADLVFSDVPGRVAKALLDLANRFGRTADDGVHVHHDLTQEELAQLVGASRETVNKALADFASRGWLRLEPRSVVLMDVERLSRRAR; translated from the coding sequence GTGGATACCGATGTGCTGCGTCAGGCGCCGCTGTTCAGCGCCCTCGACGACGAGGCGACCGCTGCGTTGCAGGGCTCGCTGGGCACGGTGCGGCTCCGCCGCGGCGAGGTGCTCTTCCACGAGGGTGACACCGGCGACAAGCTCTACGTCGTCGCCGACGGCAAGGTGAAGCTCGGCCGCACCTCCTCCGACGGCCGGGAGAACCTGCTGGCCATCCTCGGCCCGGGGCAGATGTTCGGCGAGCTGTCGCTCTTCGACCCCGGCCCCCGCTCGGCCACCGTCACCGCGGTGACCGACACCGTCTTCTACTCCCTGTCCCACGACGACCTGCTGCAGTGGCTCAACGGCCGCGCCGACGTCGCCCACGGGCTGCTGGCCCAGCTCGCCTCCCGCCTCCGCAAGGCCAACGACGTGGTGGCCGACCTGGTCTTCTCCGACGTGCCCGGCCGGGTGGCCAAGGCGCTGCTCGACCTGGCCAACCGCTTCGGGCGCACCGCCGACGACGGCGTGCACGTCCACCACGACCTCACCCAGGAGGAGCTCGCCCAGCTGGTCGGCGCCTCCCGCGAGACCGTGAACAAGGCGCTGGCCGACTTCGCCTCCCGGGGCTGGCTGCGCCTGGAGCCGCGCTCGGTCGTCCTCATGGACGTCGAGCGTCTCTCCCGCCGCGCCCGCTGA
- a CDS encoding MBL fold metallo-hydrolase translates to MSWTGGRFGEAGECLLAPNPSIMTLDGTNTWILRAPGSDTSVVVDPGPLDEAHLGPLQDRAGRVGQVLLTHGHADHSEAAKEFAARAGCGVRALDPQHRLGDEGLGDGDVVALGDLEVRVVATPGHTSDSLSFVVPSERAVLTGDTVLGRGTTVVAHPDGKLGAYLDSLHRLRDLCEEQDLRHVWPGHGPVIDDALGALDFYLAHRRDRLEQVREALRTLGEEASPRSVVEHVYVDVDPVLWGAAELSVRAQLDYLRA, encoded by the coding sequence GTGAGCTGGACGGGGGGTCGCTTCGGCGAGGCCGGCGAGTGCCTGCTGGCCCCCAACCCGTCGATCATGACCCTCGACGGCACCAACACCTGGATCCTGCGCGCCCCCGGGTCCGACACCTCGGTCGTCGTCGACCCGGGCCCGCTCGACGAGGCGCACCTCGGGCCGCTGCAGGACCGCGCCGGCCGGGTCGGGCAGGTGCTCCTGACCCACGGGCACGCCGACCACTCCGAGGCGGCGAAGGAGTTCGCCGCGCGCGCCGGGTGCGGCGTACGCGCGCTGGACCCGCAGCACCGCCTCGGTGACGAGGGCCTGGGCGACGGGGACGTGGTCGCCCTCGGCGACCTCGAGGTCCGCGTCGTCGCGACCCCCGGGCACACCAGCGACTCGCTGTCGTTCGTCGTGCCGTCCGAGCGGGCGGTGCTCACCGGCGACACCGTGCTCGGACGCGGGACCACCGTCGTGGCCCACCCCGACGGCAAGCTCGGCGCCTACCTCGACTCGCTGCACCGGCTCCGCGACCTCTGCGAGGAGCAGGACCTCCGGCACGTCTGGCCCGGGCACGGCCCGGTCATCGACGACGCCCTCGGCGCCCTCGACTTCTACCTCGCGCACCGTCGCGACCGCCTCGAGCAGGTCCGCGAGGCGCTGCGGACCCTGGGCGAGGAGGCCTCACCGCGGTCGGTCGTCGAGCACGTGTACGTCGACGTCGACCCGGTGCTCTGGGGCGCGGCCGAGCTGTCCGTGCGCGCGCAGCTGGACTACCTGCGCGCCTGA